A portion of the Calditerricola satsumensis genome contains these proteins:
- a CDS encoding LysR family transcriptional regulator, whose translation MADFEWFRSFVAVYRSGSVSGAAAVRHLTQPAISQHIAALEAEVGAPLFERHPRGMVPTKRGNELYSQVAPAVDDRAHLERWLLVQPWIAYGPELPIIRRFWRRGFGHRPTLESVLVVPDLRTIAELVACGYGLSVLPDYLCAGGVRSGRLRILWDPPEPVTNQLFVAIKRSDREDELLMRAVDALLGLEGSGPHRGSP comes from the coding sequence ATGGCGGATTTCGAGTGGTTTCGGAGCTTTGTGGCGGTGTATCGGAGCGGCAGCGTATCGGGAGCGGCCGCTGTGCGCCACCTCACCCAGCCGGCCATCAGCCAGCACATTGCGGCGCTGGAGGCGGAAGTGGGCGCTCCCCTGTTTGAGCGGCATCCGCGGGGGATGGTGCCTACAAAGCGGGGCAACGAGCTCTACAGCCAGGTGGCGCCCGCCGTCGACGACCGCGCGCATCTGGAGCGATGGCTCCTGGTCCAGCCGTGGATCGCCTACGGGCCAGAGCTGCCGATCATCCGGCGATTTTGGCGAAGGGGGTTCGGGCATCGCCCCACCCTCGAGTCGGTGCTGGTCGTTCCCGATTTGCGGACAATCGCCGAGCTGGTGGCGTGCGGTTATGGCCTGAGCGTGCTTCCGGACTACTTGTGCGCAGGAGGCGTGCGGAGCGGCCGTCTGCGCATCCTTTGGGATCCGCCGGAGCCCGTGACGAATCAACTGTTTGTCGCGATCAAGCGATCGGACCGGGAGGATGAGCTTCTGATGCGGGCCGTCGACGCGCTGTTAGGCCTGGAGGGGAGCGGACCGCACCGCGGAAGCCCATAA